A genome region from Penaeus vannamei isolate JL-2024 chromosome 20, ASM4276789v1, whole genome shotgun sequence includes the following:
- the LOC138865212 gene encoding uncharacterized protein, translating into MRNILHLATNKLITVQPLDFFKVACPEGFVSVQDGTSCLYFSSEAPSLGFAGAALSCGRKNASLALIKSVHDLGTAREDAFYYTAHNFRGDPSYRPSMPGVANDLTCEVDCQVWDNFSV; encoded by the exons ATGCGTAATATATTACACTTGGCCACTAATAAACTGATTACAGTTCAGCCTCTTGATTTTTTTAAAG TGGCTTGTCCCGAGGGTTTTGTCAGCGTTCAAGACGGGACTTCTTGCCTGTATTTCTCCTCCGAAGCCCCGTCCCTCGGCTTCGCTGGTGCGGCTCTGAG TTGCGGAAGGAAGAACGCATCCTTAGCACTAATCAAGAGTGTGCACGACCTCGGGACTGCACGTGAAGATGCCTTCTACTACACTGCCCATAATTTCAG AGGCGATCCTTCCTACAGACCATCAATGCCCGGTGTGGCTAATGATTTAACCTGCGAAGTTGACTGTCAGGTATGGGATAACTTTTCAGTGTAA